From the genome of Colletotrichum higginsianum IMI 349063 chromosome 4, whole genome shotgun sequence, one region includes:
- a CDS encoding UTP-glucose-1-phosphate uridylyltransferase: MDAIKSVLNIGSGKPAATEPSAEQLAQLKEKYAKAGQDQVFTFYDELPTSEKATLFQQLSGFDPEHINKITDRALNPPKTDDASAQSGLEPLPESATASILDSKPEDIENWYQSGLDLIGQNKVAVVLMAGGQGTRLGSSAPKGCYDIGLPSHKSLFKIQAERIRKVQELAAKKAGTSSAVVPWYVMTSGPTRGPTEQYFQENNYFGLDKANVLIFEQGVLPCISNDGKILLESKSKVAVAPDGNGGLYQALVVSDVMGDMRKRGIEHIHAYCVDNCLVKVADPVFIGFSASKDVDITTKVVRKRNATESVGLILLKNGKPDVVEYSEIDQETAEAQDPKQPGVLKFRAANIVNHYYSFRFLESIPQWAHKLPHHIARKKIPYADLKSGETIKPEKANGIKLEQFVFDVFPMLELSKFASMEVKREDEFSPLKNARGTGEDDPDTSKRDIMLQGKRWLEAAGATVTGETTEVGVEVSPLFSYSGEGLEKFNGKEIKAPAVLEIE; the protein is encoded by the exons ATGGATGCCATCAAGTCTGTTTTGAACATCGGCTCCGGCAAGCCCGCCGCAACCGAACCCTCTGCTGAGCAGCTCGCCCAGCTCAAGGAGAAATACGCCAAGGCAGGGCAGGACCAGGTGTTCACTTTCTATGATGAGCTCCCCACCTCCGAGAAGGCCACCCTCTTCCAACAGCTGTCCGGCTTCGACCCCGAGCACATCAACAAGATCACCGATCGCGCCTTGAACCCTCCCAAGACCGACGATGCCTCCGCCCAGTCCGGCCTCGAGCCGTTGCCCGAATCCGCTACCGCCAGTATCCTCGACTCGAAGCCCGAAGACATTGAGAACTGGTATCAGTCGGGTCTCGATCTGATTGGGCAGAACAAGGTGGCCGTTGTGTTGATGGCAGGCGGCCAGGGAACCAGACTGGGCAGCTCTGCACCCAAGGGTTGCTACGACATCGGCCTTCCCAGCCACAAGTCGCTCTTCAAGATCCAAGCCGAGCGTATTCGCAAGGTGCAGGAGCTTgcggccaagaaggccggtACCAGCAGTGCGGTTGTCCCGTGGTACGTCATGACATCCGGCCCCACTCGCGGCCCCACGGAGCAGTACTTCCAGGAGAACAACtacttcggcctcgacaaggccaacgtcTTGATCTTTGAGCAGGGCGTGCTGCCATGCATCTCCAACGACGGAAAGATTTTGCTCGAGTCCAAGAGCAAGGTCGCCGTAGCCCCCGACGGAAACGGAGGCCTCTACCAGGCGCTCGTTGTGTCGGACGTCATGGGTGATATGCGCAAGAGGGGCATCGAGCACATCCACGCCTACTGCGTCGACAATTGTCTCGTCAAGGTTGCCGACCCAGTCTTCATTGGCTTCTCCGCCTCCAAGGACGtcgacatcaccaccaaGGTCGTGCGCAAGCGTAACGCCACCGAGTCTGTCGGTCTGATTCTGCTCAAGAACGGCAAGCCTGACGTTGTCGAGTACTCCGAGATTGACCAGGAGACGGCGGAGGCTCAAGACCCCAAGCAGCCTGGCGTCCTCAAGTTCCGCGCCGCTAACATTGTCAACCACTACTACTCCTTCCGCTTCCTCGAAAGCATTCCCCAGTGGGCGCACAAGCTTCCTCACCACATTGCGCGCAAGAAGATCCCGTACGCCGACCTCAAGTCCGGTGAGACGATCAAGCCCGAGAAGGCCAACGGCATTAAGCTGGAGCAGTTTGTCTTTGACGTTTTCCCCATGCTGGAGCTCAGCAAGTTCGCTTCCATGGAGGTGAAGCGTGAAGACGAGTTTTCGCCGCTCAAGAACGCCCGCGGCACGGGCGAGGATGACCCCGACACTAGCAAGCGCGACATCATGCTCCAGGGCAAGCGCTGGCTCGAGGCTGCCGGTGCCACCGTCACTGGCGAGACCACCgaagtcggcgtcgaggtctCGCCTCTCTTCAGCTAC AGCGGCGAGGGATTGGAGAAGTTTAACGGCAAGGAAATCAAGGCCCCTGCTGTTTTGGAGATTGAGTAA
- a CDS encoding Histidine biosynthesis trifunctional protein — translation METTLPFPFLISVAVPPGLAKLDGLDREQVSILGAPFFEANDQTLEKFHSFLKQHNAEFRGYFDVTGISSRDDVVSLLDAGARMVFVSPENLAQYEEFGSRVGSVLSTADVPTKAASKHAVLVKDFDSTTCDLGSFIEHCKVEKLPNLFIKPVPESNLEHFVDIAKQCNAVPILPSDGLTASKEESKKLSLSKLISSFWKSDRPDGLIPTVVCDESGTALGLAYSSAESVGEALRTRTGVYQSRKRGLWVKGATSGDTQELVRIALDCDNDTLKFVVRQNGGFCHLDQHGCFGDLNGIPRLEQTLQSRKKSAPTGSYTARLFSDEKLLRAKIMEEAEELCDAKTPQEVAFEAADLIYFALTKAVSAGVSLADIERNLDAKAFKVKRRTGDAKGKWAEKEGIKTATAPAPVAAPAPAPAVKDDKSDRITMRRYDLTKSSAIEIDEVLKRPSQKSPDAILNIVKPIIDEVRNGGDKAVLSYTHKFEKATSLTSPVLKAPFPKEAMQLSPESTKAIDISFENIRKFHAAQKEDKPLHVETMPGVVCSRFSRPIERVGLYVPGGTAVLPSTALMLGVPAMVAGCQKIVFASPPRSDGSLTPEIVYVAHKVGAESIVLAGGAQAVAAMAYGTESVTKVDKILGPGNQFVTAAKMFVSNDTNAGVSIDMPAGPSEVLVIADKDANPAFVASDLLSQAEHGVDSQVVLIAIDLTEQQLQAIEDELHNQAMALPRVDIVRGSIAHSVTIQVKTVDEAMRISNDYAPEHLILQVKDAEKVTEKVMNAGSVFIGEWTPESVGDYSAGVNHSLPTYGYAKQYSGVNLASFVKHITSSNLTAEGLRNVGESVMQLAKTEQLEAHRRAVEIRIDHLNRK, via the exons ATGGAGACGACACTACCCTTCCCCTTCCTGATCAGCGTGGCAGTCCCGCCTGGCCTGGCCAAGctggacggcctcgaccgcGAGCAGGTCTCGATACTTGGGGCCCCCTTCTTCGAGGCCAACGACCAGACCCTGGAGAAGTTCCACAGCTTCCTGAAACAGCACAATGCAGAGTTCCGCGGCTACTTTGACGTCACGGGTATCTCATCGCgggacgacgtcgtctccctgctcgacgccggcgcccgcATGGTCTTCGTCTCTCCAGAGAACCTCGCCCAGTACGAGGAGTTCGGCTCCCGTGTGGGCTCCGTCCTGTCGACGGCCGACGTCCCGACCAAGGCCGCTTCCAAACACGCCGTTCTCGTCAAGGACTTTGACTCGACGACGTGCGACCTGGGCTCCTTCATTGAGCACTGCAAGGTCGAGAAGTTGCCCAACCTGTTCATCAAGCCCGTCCCCGAGAGCAACCTCGAGCACTTTGTCGACATTGCCAAGCAGTGCAATGCCGTTCCCATCTTGCCGTCCGACGGTCTGACTGCCAGCAAGGAGGAGTCCAAGAAGCTCTCCCTGTCTAAGCTCATTTCCTCGTTCTGGAAGTCTGACCGGCCCGACGGCCTCATCCCTACCGTCGTTTGCGACGAGTCTGGTACCGCGCTGGGTCTTGCCTACAGCAGCGCCGAGAGCGTCGGCGAGGCTCTGCGGACCCGGACCGGCGTCTACCAGAGCCGCAAGCGCGGCCTCTGGGTCAAGGGCGCCACGTCCGGAGACACCCAGGAGCTCGTCCGCATTGCTTTGGACTGCGACAATGACACGCTCAAGTTCGTCGTCAGGCAGAACGGTGGCTTCTGCCACCTGGACCAGCACGGCTGCTTCGGCGACCTGAACGGCATTCCCAGGCTCGAGCAGACACTGCAGTCGCGCAAGAAGTCCGCGCCTACAGGATCTTACACTGCCCGTCTGTTTTccgacgagaagctcttACGGGCGAAGATCAtggaggaggcggaagagCTCTGTGACGCCAAGACCCCCCAGGAAGTCGCCTTTGAGGCGGCCGACCTGATTTACTTTGCCCTCACCAAAGCTGTGAGCGCAGGTGTCAGCCTGGCTGACATTGAGAGGAATCTAGACGCTAAGGCGTTCAAGGTGAAGAGGCGGACGGGAGATGCCAAGGGCAAGTGGGCTGAGAAGGAAGGCATCAAGACCGCTACAGCACCTGCACCTGTGGCAGCgcccgcacccgcacccgcgGTCAAGGATGACAAGTCGGACAGAATAACGATGCGCCGCTACGACCTGACCAAGTCCTCCGCcatcgagatcgacgagGTTCTGAAGCGTCCGTCACAAAAGTCTCCCGACGCCATCCTGAACATCGTCAAGCCCATCATTGACGAGGTCCGGAACGGAGGCGACAAGGCCGTCTTGTCCTACACCCACAAGTTTGAGAAGGCGACGTCTCTGACCTCCCCCGTTCTCAAGGCTCCTTTCCCCAAGGAGGCCATGCAGCTGTCTCCCGAGTCGACTAAGGCCATTGACATTTCGTTTGAGAACATCCGCAAGTTCCACGCCGCGCAGAAGGAGGATAAGCCCCTGCATGTCGAGACCATGCCCGGCGTCGTTTGCAGTCGCTTCTCCCGTCCCATTGAGCGCGTCGGTCTCTACGTTCCTGGCGGCACCGCTGTCCTTCCCTCCACGGCCCTCATGCTCGGCGTTCCCGCCATGGTCGCCGGCTGCCAGAAGATTGTCTTCGCCTCGCCTCCCCGCTCGGACGGCAGCCTTACCCCAGAGATCGTCTACGTCGCCCACAAGGTTGGCGCCGAAAGCATCGTTCTTGCGGGCGGTGCCCAGGCCGTCGCTGCCATGGCCTACGGCACTGAGAGCGTGACCAAGGTCGACAAGATTCTCGGCCCTGGAAACCAGTTTGTCACAGCGGCTAAGATGTTCGTCAGCAACGACAccaacgccggcgtcagCATTGATATGCCCGCGGGACCCTCTgaggtcctcgtcatcgccgacaaggacgccAACCCCGCCTTCGTTGCCTCGGACCTGCTTTCTCAGGCCGAACACGGCGTCGACAGCCAGGTTGTTCTCATCGCCATCGATCTTAccgagcagcagctgcaggccATCGAGGATGAGCTACACAACCAGGCCATGGCACTGCCCCGTGTCGACATCGTCCGTGGCTCCATCGCCCATTCCGTCACCATCCAAGTCAAGACCGTCGATGAGGCTATGCGCATCAGCAATGACTATGCTCCTGAGCACCTGATCCTCCAGGTCAAGGATGCCGAGAAGGTGACCGAGAAGGTCATGAACGCCGGCTCTGTCTTCATTGGCGAGTGGACGCCCGAGAGTGTTGGCGACTACTCTGCCGGTGTCAACCACTCTCTGC CCACGTATGGATACGCAAAGCAGTACTCGGGCGTCAACCTCGCTTCCTTTGTCAAGCACATCACCAGCTCAAACCTGACGGCCGAGGGCTTGCGCAACGTCGGCGAGTCCGTCATGCAGCTCGCCAAGAcggagcagctcgaggctCACCGCAGAGCCGTGGAGATCCGCATCGACCACCTGAACCGCAAGTAG
- a CDS encoding Transcription initiation factor TFIID subunit 9 codes for MASQTSDPQTNGVPASSAGASASQTVPNTQATAATSTAGSQPPSQSQPTQYSSTQQPSQQQQQPQQQNNSQQQQQQQQQQSAPLNPNASAPRPRDARMIELLLTSQGVTSYESRVPLLLLDFAYRHTSSILSDAIYLSADPYTSQAGSKASASGAAAGSIPGAAGDAAVSANAVKLAIAARLGYQFRGGGGAGGVSKDWLQELARERNKTALPKVAQNEWGLRLPSERFVLSGVSWGLKDVWEEAGIDEEDDDESEDGTGAPVGDGAMEGVEATNVTADEDIGGDGVEGGTMEDVFGKDVDEDAEMEGTSQ; via the coding sequence ATGGCCTCGCAAACCTCCGACCCGCAAACAAACGGCGTgcccgcctcctcggcagGAGCCTCCGCCTCCCAGACGGTCCCCAACACCCAAGCTACCGCAGCGACATCAACAGCAGGATCGCAGCCCCCCTCTCAGAGCCAGCCGACCCAATACTCGTCTACGCAACAACCTtcacaacagcaacagcaaccacAGCAGCAGAACAACTcacaacagcagcagcagcagcagcagcagcaatcAGCACCCCTCAACCCCAATGCCTCGGCCCCGCGTCCCCGCGACGCCCGCATGATCGAGCTCCTTCTCACCTCTCAAGGCGTCACGTCTTACGAATCGCGCGTgccccttctccttctcgacttCGCCTACCGGCACACCTCGAGCATCCTCTCCGACGCCATCTACCTCTCAGCGGACCCCTACACCTCGCAGGCAGGCTCCAAGGCGTCTGcctcgggcgccgccgccggctcgaTTCCAGGCGCGGCAGGCGACGCCGCTGTCAGTGCGAATGCCGTCAAGCTCGCCATCGCTGCGCGACTCGGCTACCAGTTccgcggaggcggcggtgcgggCGGCGTGTCCAAGGACTGGCTACAGGAGCTCGCGCGCGAGCGCAACAAGACGGCGCTGCCCAAGGTCGCCCAAAACGAGTGGGGTCTCAGGCTGCCAAGCGAGCGCTTCGTGCTGAGCGGCGTGAGCTGGGGGCTCAAGGACGTGTGGGAAGAGGcgggcatcgacgaggaggacgacgacgagagtGAAGACGGTACCGGCGCGCCTGTTGGTGACGGTGCGATGGAGGGAGTGGAGGCGACGAACGTCACTGCTGATGAGGATATtggcggtgacggcgtcgagggcggcacgATGGAGGATGTTTTTGGCAAGGATGTCGATGAGGACGCGGAGATGGAGGGCACGTCTCAGTGA
- a CDS encoding Nuclear elongation and deformation protein 1, which produces MQYVRNLSASVSSTWNSINPATLSGAIDVIVVEQEDGTLACSPFHVRFGKFSLLRPYEKKVEFKVNGVKQDYSMKLGEEGEAFFVFETSDTIPRDLQTSPLVSPASSPPLNPENPSSPGLGEPELLDLDSDSTKPRRPPPSVIHAATFGPHGLNTPLSTSPDLSHSRLRSEEWVSAAQRPYSDDVLRKSARASERAYGEGSADFALSERSQSPPPLAPKEALERALMLSKELSANNIPSHVTESGDLMLDMTGFKSNEEDVFRAEILARKILSEELEGPYDIGSLFGMDEHGNIWIYSSEEAKEAAKKKTMEAGYRPNPVIAADAASDPGYQSDGSDVTTTAPSPIHRRTESDAGASGLQTPPSTPPQSTAGNPNLNYAKTLRLTSDQLKALCLKPGENTMSFTVNRATCQANMYLWKHETPVVISDIDGTITKSDALGHVLNMIGRDWTHAGVAKLYSDIVANGYNIMYLTSRSVGQSDTTRAYLAGIQQGQYRVPRGPTILSPDRTMAALRREVYLRKPHVFKMATLRDIRHLYGPDRTPFYAGFGNRLTDQISYRTVDVPRNRIFTINSNAEVSLDLLSLNKLKLSYININEVVDHFFPPVSTLVKGGGEEYTDFTYWRDTPLDLDEFSASDTDDDDEQADLEEDIDDDEEIGDEMGQSYISRASVDDYGDERESILSGSIDGEDQLTASIMEDEDADDEDAEEDDEDDGADFDMRTQRERTPQPSSKETTSSVPAQRVFVEDVGAELITGVNHLTLEKGVQK; this is translated from the exons ATGCAATACGTACGAAACCTCAGCGCATCCGTCTCTTCGACGTGGAACTCCATAAACCCGGCCACTCTCAGTGGCGCTATCGATGTAATTGTCGTTGAGCAGGAGGATGGCACCCTTGCGTGTTCGCCCTTCCACGTTCGCTTCGGCAAGTTCTCGCTCCTTCGGCCCTATGAGAAGAAGGTCGAGTTCAAGGTCAACGGCGTCAAGCAGGACTACTCCATGAAGCTTGGTGAGGAGGGTGaggccttcttcgtcttcgagaCCAGCGACACCATCCCAAGGGATCTGCAGACGTCCCCGCTGGTCTCTCCGGCATCGAGCCCTCCCTTGAATCCGGAGAACCCTTCCTCGCCTGGCCTCGGTGAGCCAGAGCTACTGGACCTTGACTCTGACTCCACGaaacctcgtcgtccgcctcCCTCAGTCATCCATGCCGCAACATTTGGTCCCCATG GACTCAACACCCCTCTTTCAACCTCGCCTGACCTCTCCCATTCACGACTGAGATCAGAAGAATGGGTGTCCGCCGCTCAGCGCCCTTACAGCGACGATGTGCTTCGCAAGTCGGCACGTgcgagcgagcgagcatACGGTGAAGGCTCCGCCGATTTTGCCCTGTCCGAGAGGTCGCAGAGCCCCCCTCCGCTTGCACCAAAGGAAGCACTTGAACGGGCGCTCATGCTCTCCAAAGAGCTTTCGGCCAACAACATTCCCAGCCACGTCACGGAAAGCGGTGACCTAATGTTGGACATGACCGGTTTCAAGAGCAACGAGGAGGACGTTTTCCGCGCCGAGATTCTTGCACGCAAGATTCTGTCCGAAGAGCTTGAGGGACCCTATGATATTGGTTCGCTTTTCGGTATGGACGAGCACGGCAACATCTGGATCTATAGCagcgaggaggccaaggaagcggccaagaagaagacgatggagGCGGGTTACCGCCCAAATCCCGTCATTGCTGCGGACGCTGCATCGGACCCTGGATACCAGAGCGACGGCAGTGACGTGACAACTACTGCGCCCTCCCCAATCCACAGGAGAACCGAGTCGGACGCCGGAGCTTCTGGCCTGCAAACCCCTCCCAGCACACCTCCCCAGTCGACGGCCGGAAATCCCAACCTAAACTATGCCAAGACGCTTCGGCTGACTAGTGATCAACTGAAGGCGCTGTGTCTAAAGCCTGGAGAAAACACCATGAGCTTCACTGTCAACAGAGCGACTTGCCAGGCCAACATGTATTTGTGGAAGCATGAGACGCCTGTCGTCATATCCGACATTGACGGTACTATCACCAAGTCGGATGCCCTGGGCCACGTTCTCAACATGATTGGCCGCGATTGGACGCATGCCGGTGTGGCGAAACTCTACAGCGACATTGTCGCAAACGGATACAACATCATGTATTTGACCAGTCGATCAGTGGGGCAGTCCGACACCACGAGGGCATACTTGGCCGGTATTCAGCAAGGGCAGTACCGGGTGCCGCGAGGGCCTACAATTCTGTCTCCAGACAGGACCATGGCCGCACTCCGCCGTGAGGTGTACCTCAGAAAACCTCATGTTTTCAAGATGGCTACCCTCCGCGACATTCGCCATTTGTACGGACCGGATCGAACACCGTTCTACGCCGGGTTCGGAAACCGCCTGACGGATCAGATCTCGTACAGGACGGTGGACGTCCCGAGAAACCGCATCTTCACTATCAACTCCAACGCTGAGGTCTCCCTTGATTTGCTCAGCTTGAATAAGCTCAAGCTGAGCTATATCAACATCAACGAAGTTGTGGACCATTTCTTTCCACCCGTGAGCACTTTGGTCAAGGGTGGCGGAGAGGAATACACGGACTTTACGTACTGGAGAGACACCCCACTGGACTTGGACGAATTCTCTGCGAGCGACAcagatgacgatgatgagcaGGCTGACCTTGAAGAAGAcatcgatgacgacgaagagatTGGCGACGAGATGGGCCAGAGCTACATCTCGCGAGCCTCGGTCGATGACTACGGTGATGAACGCGAGAGCATTCTCAGTGGGAGCATTGACGGCGAGGACCAGCTCACAGCCTCCATcatggaggacgaggacgccgatgacgaagacgccgaagaagatgacgaggacgacggagcCGACTTCGATATGCGAACCCAACGCGAGCGAACTCCTCAGCCCAGCAGCAAGGAAACAACGTCATCTGTACCTGCACAGAGGGTGTTCGTTGAAGACGTCGGAGCTGAACTCATTACCGGGGTAAATCATCTCACCCTTGAAAAAGGCGTGCAGAAATAG
- a CDS encoding Mitochondrial-processing peptidase subunit beta has product MASRRLALNLSQGLRSRAALSRASPITRGFATPSNSPFGKTQTTTLKNGLTVATDYSPFAQTSTVGVWIDAGSRAETDETNGTAHFLEHLAFKGTTNRTQQQLELEIENMGGHLNAYTSRENTVYFAKAFNSDVPQTVDILADILQNSKLEESAIERERDVILRESEEVEKQMEEVVFDHLHATAFQHQPLGRTILGPRENIRDITRTELTNYIKNNYTADRMVLVGAGGIPHEKLVELAEKNFSGLPTTGPNTQAYQLSKQKADFIGSDVRVRDDNIPTANIAIAVEGVSWNDDDYYTALVAQAIVGNYDKAIGNAPHQGSKLSGFVHKHDIANSFMSFSTSYSDTGLWGIYLVTDKHDRIDDLVYFAQREWMRLSRNVSEAETERAKAQLKASILLSLDGTTAIAEDIGRQLITTGRRANPAEIERTIDAITEKDVMDFASRKLWDQDIAISAVGSIEGLFDYSRLRATMKPKY; this is encoded by the exons ATGGCGTCCCGGAGACTAGCTTTGAACCTCTCGCAGGGGCTGCGAAGCCGGGCTGCTCTTTCCAGAGCGAGCCCAATTACCCGGGGCTTCGCCACGCCTTCCAACTCCCCCTTCGGCAAGActcagacgacgacgttgaagaATGGACTGACG GTCGCTACCGACTACTCTCCGTTCGCCCAGACCTCGACCGTTGGTGTGTGGATCGATGCCGGCTCAAGGGCTGAGACCGACGAGACCAACGGCACCGCCCACTTCCTCGAGCACCTTGCCTTCAAG GGCACCACAAACCggacgcagcagcagctcgagctcgagatcGAGAACATGGGTGGCCACCTGAACGCCTACACCTCG CGCGAAAACACCGTTTACTTCGCCAAGGCCTTCAACTCCGATGTTCCCCAGACTGTCGACATCCTTGCCGATATCCTCCAGAACTCCAAGCTCGAGGAGTCTGCCATCGAGCGTGAGCGTGATGTCATCCTCCGCGAGtccgaggaggtcgagaagcAGATGGAGGAGGTCGTCTTCGACCACCTTCACGCCACCGCCTTCCAGCACCAGCCTCTTGGCCGTACCATCCTCGGCCCCCGCGAGAACATCCGTGACATCACCCGCACCGAGCTCACCAACTACATCAAGAACAACTACACTGCCGACCGCATGGTTCTCGTTGGCGCTGGTGGCATCCCCcacgagaagctcgtcgagctcgctgAGAAAAACTTCAGCGGCCTCCCTACCACCGGACCCAACACCCAGGCCTACCAGCTGTCCAAGCAGAAGGCCGACTTCATTGGCTCCGACGTCCGTGTCCGTGACGACAACATTCCCACTGccaacatcgccatcgccgttgAGGGTGTCAGCTggaacgacgacgactactACACTGCCCTCGTTGCCcaggccatcgtcggcaacTACGACAAGGCTATTGGCAACGCTCCCCACCAGGGCAGCAAGCTGAGCGGCTTCGTCCACAAGCACGACATCGCCAACAGCTTCATGAGCTTCTCCACCAGTTACAGCGACACCGG TCTCTGGGGTATTTACCTCGTCACCGACAAGCACGACCgcatcgacgacctcgtctaCTTCGCTCAGCGCGAGTGGATGCGCCTGTCCCGCAATGTTAGCGAGGCTGAGACCGAGCGTGCCAAGGCCCAGCTCAAGGCTTCTatcctcctctctcttgaCGGCACCACTGCCATCGCTGAGGATATTGGTCGCCAGCTCATCACCACCGGCCGCCGCGCCAACcccgccgagatcgagcgcACTATCGACGCTATCACCGAGAAGGATGTTATGGACTTTGCCAGCAGGAAGCTTTGGGACCAGGACATTGCCATCTCCGCCGTTGGAAGCATCGAGGGTCTTTTTGACTACTCCCGACTGAGGGCCACCATGAAGCCCAAGTACTAA